The following proteins come from a genomic window of Actinopolyspora saharensis:
- the pgeF gene encoding peptidoglycan editing factor PgeF has protein sequence MLIRRVVTTREGGYSRPPFDSFNLGGRVGDDPEALAANQAKLARGIGIDEHRFVWMEQVHGRTATVVDGPRDEPVEVTDALVTAVPRLPLVVLTADCVPVLLGDPVSGVVGAVHAGRVGARIGVLVSALREMVAAGARIDRVEALLGPAACGECYEVPVEMRDEVERALPGSSSKTRRGTPGLDLRAGLWEQLAAAGVGRIGQDPRCTLESSELFSHRRDGERTGRIAAVVWSESEGQQ, from the coding sequence TTGCTGATACGTCGTGTCGTCACGACTCGTGAGGGCGGGTATTCCCGTCCACCGTTCGATTCGTTCAACCTCGGAGGACGTGTCGGCGACGACCCCGAGGCGCTGGCGGCGAACCAGGCCAAACTGGCCCGGGGAATCGGGATCGACGAGCACCGCTTCGTGTGGATGGAACAGGTCCACGGCAGGACCGCCACGGTGGTGGACGGTCCTCGGGACGAACCCGTGGAGGTCACGGACGCGCTGGTGACCGCGGTCCCCCGCCTCCCGCTGGTGGTGCTGACCGCCGACTGCGTTCCGGTGCTGCTCGGCGATCCGGTCAGCGGGGTGGTCGGGGCCGTGCACGCCGGACGCGTGGGGGCGCGCATCGGAGTGCTCGTTTCCGCGTTGCGCGAGATGGTCGCGGCGGGGGCGCGGATAGATCGTGTCGAGGCGCTGCTCGGACCGGCGGCTTGCGGCGAGTGCTACGAGGTCCCCGTCGAGATGCGGGACGAAGTCGAGCGGGCGTTGCCGGGAAGCTCGAGCAAGACCCGCAGGGGAACCCCCGGACTCGATCTGCGCGCGGGGCTGTGGGAACAGCTGGCCGCGGCGGGCGTGGGCAGGATCGGTCAGGATCCACGTTGCACCCTCGAATCCTCGGAGCTGTTCAGTCACCGGCGGGACGGAGAGCGCACGGGCAGGATCGCGGCGGTCGTGTGGTCCGAATCGGAGGGACAGCAGTGA
- a CDS encoding spermidine synthase produces MAVERVATAHSPRGETVLSRREDGTLELRVNGVFVMDTAHTASERALARNALDAFHGSPGSARDGTRVLIGGLGLGFTLHEVLGYSEVASVVVSEIEPAVVEWFLQGLVPEIAADRHDDRVTLDTAEITESVSAQRDSTLDVLLLDVDNGPGYLVRSENASVYGTGFLRQCRDKLAPGGLLAVWSASPAPELTEAVREVFGSVEQRAVPVTLGSLETEYHLYTGRIGAN; encoded by the coding sequence GTGGCAGTCGAACGGGTGGCGACAGCGCACTCGCCCCGTGGCGAGACGGTGCTGTCACGCCGGGAGGACGGAACGCTCGAACTGCGGGTCAACGGCGTTTTCGTCATGGACACCGCGCACACGGCCAGCGAACGCGCACTCGCGCGAAACGCCCTCGACGCGTTCCACGGCTCCCCGGGCTCCGCACGAGACGGCACAAGGGTGCTCATCGGCGGCCTCGGCCTCGGATTCACGCTGCACGAGGTGCTCGGCTACTCCGAGGTCGCCAGCGTCGTGGTCTCCGAGATCGAGCCTGCGGTCGTGGAATGGTTCCTGCAGGGGTTGGTTCCCGAGATCGCTGCCGACCGCCACGACGATCGTGTGACATTGGACACCGCGGAAATCACCGAATCGGTGTCCGCGCAACGGGACTCCACGCTGGACGTGCTGCTGCTCGATGTGGACAACGGTCCCGGGTACCTGGTGCGTTCCGAGAACGCTTCCGTGTACGGAACGGGCTTCCTGCGGCAGTGCCGGGACAAGCTCGCCCCCGGCGGACTGCTGGCCGTCTGGTCGGCGAGCCCGGCCCCCGAACTGACCGAGGCCGTCCGCGAGGTGTTCGGATCCGTGGAACAACGTGCTGTTCCGGTGACGCTGGGTTCGCTGGAAACCGAGTACCACCTCTACACCGGCCGCATCGGCGCGAACTGA
- a CDS encoding DivIVA domain-containing protein, with translation MGLTPADVHNVAFSKPPIGKRGYNEDEVDAFLDLVEAELARLVEENGDLRNQVEQLESQLQSAHSDLDEARSQPASTGGAEESAPAASVSSEEPRRLQPVPPPAASEQTSPGGDQHVQAAKVLGLAQEMADRLTGEAKTESDNMLSEARTKSEQLLSDARTKADSMVNDARSRAETMLNDARSRAETLERQAREKAAGLERDAQHKHAEVMGNITQEKNALEKKIETLRTFEREYRSRLQSYLESQLRELQDRGSAAPAENSGGGRSAGQQQSSGYNFGARAAEAG, from the coding sequence GTGGGCCTGACCCCGGCCGACGTCCATAACGTGGCGTTCAGCAAACCTCCGATCGGCAAGCGGGGCTACAACGAGGACGAGGTGGACGCGTTCCTCGATCTCGTTGAAGCCGAGCTTGCGCGGCTCGTGGAGGAAAACGGCGACCTGCGGAATCAGGTCGAGCAGCTGGAGTCGCAGCTGCAGTCCGCTCATTCCGATCTCGACGAGGCGCGCAGCCAGCCCGCTTCGACCGGGGGGGCTGAGGAGAGCGCCCCGGCCGCGAGCGTGAGCTCCGAGGAACCCCGTAGATTGCAGCCCGTGCCGCCGCCGGCGGCTTCCGAGCAGACCTCGCCCGGTGGTGATCAGCACGTCCAGGCCGCCAAGGTGCTGGGGCTGGCTCAGGAGATGGCCGACCGGTTGACGGGTGAGGCCAAGACCGAGTCCGACAACATGCTCTCCGAGGCGCGAACCAAGTCCGAGCAGTTGCTCTCGGATGCGCGCACCAAGGCCGACAGCATGGTCAACGACGCGCGGAGCCGGGCGGAGACGATGCTCAACGACGCGCGGAGTCGGGCCGAGACCTTGGAGCGTCAGGCCAGGGAGAAGGCTGCTGGGCTGGAGCGCGACGCGCAGCACAAGCACGCCGAGGTGATGGGCAACATCACGCAGGAGAAGAACGCGCTCGAGAAGAAGATCGAGACGCTGCGCACTTTCGAACGCGAGTACCGTTCACGACTGCAGAGTTATCTCGAATCGCAGCTGCGGGAGCTCCAGGACCGCGGGTCGGCCGCTCCGGCCGAGAACTCCGGTGGGGGCAGGTCCGCGGGACAGCAGCAAAGCAGCGGGTACAACTTCGGTGCTCGGGCGGCGGAAGCCGGCTGA
- the ftsZ gene encoding cell division protein FtsZ produces MTPPHNYLAVIKVVGIGGGGVNAVNRMIEVGLKGVEFIAVNTDAQALLMSDADVKLDIGRELTRGLGAGAAPDVGYQAADDHKDEIEEVLKGADMVFVTAGEGGGTGTGGAPVIASVARKLGALTIGVVTRPFSFEGKRRASQAEQGIKDLRDECDTLIVIPNDRLLQLGDIGVSLMDAFRSADEVLLSGVQGITDLITTPGLINLDFADVKSVMSDAGSALMGIGSARGEGRAVEAAQKAINSPLLEASMEGAHGVLLAIAGGSDLGLFEINESASLVQESAHPEANIIFGTVIDDSLGDEVRVTVIAAGFDAGAPTHKKLDPDKVGSRDESEDAVVGKGQVVDGQAEPVQQQEEAPQQVSAQQQAPPQRPAGGEQAGRAEALGNERPQRPSGQEAYRPSGQDEPAQSPGESERTSVLGHARGPMPSGGDSGAAAADTERSDQQFGTGEQRSGQPGAAGPIGNDGSTISGEQQGAGAQGRPTGGHPANPAANPTANPTANSTGFGGSLLGRSHNQNDDDNDDEVDIPPFMRR; encoded by the coding sequence ATGACGCCCCCGCACAACTATCTCGCGGTGATTAAAGTCGTCGGCATCGGTGGCGGCGGTGTAAACGCCGTGAATCGGATGATCGAGGTCGGGCTCAAAGGCGTCGAGTTCATCGCGGTGAACACCGACGCGCAGGCCCTCCTGATGTCGGATGCCGACGTCAAGCTCGATATCGGCCGTGAGCTGACGCGCGGACTGGGTGCCGGTGCGGCACCTGATGTCGGCTATCAGGCAGCCGACGATCACAAGGACGAGATCGAGGAGGTCCTCAAGGGCGCCGACATGGTCTTCGTCACCGCCGGTGAGGGCGGTGGGACCGGGACGGGCGGTGCTCCGGTGATCGCCTCCGTCGCGCGCAAGCTGGGCGCGCTGACCATCGGTGTGGTCACTCGCCCGTTCTCCTTCGAGGGCAAGCGCAGGGCCTCCCAGGCGGAGCAGGGGATAAAGGACCTGCGCGACGAGTGCGACACGCTGATCGTCATCCCGAACGACCGGCTGCTGCAGCTCGGCGACATCGGCGTGAGCCTCATGGACGCCTTCCGGTCCGCCGACGAGGTGCTGCTCTCCGGTGTTCAGGGCATCACGGACCTGATCACCACCCCCGGTTTGATCAACCTGGACTTCGCCGACGTGAAAAGCGTCATGTCGGACGCGGGCAGCGCCCTGATGGGGATCGGTTCGGCCAGAGGCGAGGGCAGAGCGGTGGAGGCCGCTCAGAAGGCGATCAACTCCCCGTTGCTCGAGGCTTCCATGGAGGGGGCCCACGGTGTGCTGCTGGCCATCGCGGGTGGCTCCGACCTCGGACTGTTCGAGATCAACGAGTCCGCCTCGTTGGTGCAGGAGTCCGCGCACCCGGAGGCGAACATCATCTTCGGTACGGTCATCGACGATTCCCTCGGGGACGAGGTCAGAGTGACCGTGATCGCGGCGGGCTTCGACGCCGGAGCACCGACCCACAAGAAGCTGGACCCGGACAAGGTCGGCTCCCGCGACGAGTCCGAGGACGCGGTCGTGGGCAAGGGACAGGTGGTCGACGGCCAGGCTGAGCCGGTTCAGCAGCAGGAGGAGGCCCCCCAGCAGGTCTCCGCCCAGCAGCAGGCTCCCCCCCAGCGCCCGGCCGGTGGTGAGCAGGCGGGGCGGGCCGAAGCCCTCGGTAACGAGCGTCCCCAGCGCCCCTCGGGGCAGGAGGCCTATCGCCCCTCGGGACAGGACGAGCCCGCGCAGTCTCCCGGGGAGTCCGAGCGGACGAGCGTGCTCGGCCACGCACGTGGTCCGATGCCCTCCGGCGGGGACAGTGGAGCTGCCGCTGCCGACACCGAGCGTTCGGACCAGCAATTCGGAACGGGGGAACAGCGTTCCGGGCAACCCGGTGCAGCAGGCCCCATCGGCAACGACGGATCCACGATCTCAGGAGAGCAGCAGGGCGCGGGTGCGCAGGGCAGGCCCACGGGTGGTCACCCGGCGAATCCCGCTGCGAACCCCACTGCGAATCCCACGGCGAATTCCACCGGATTCGGCGGATCGTTGCTCGGGCGTTCGCACAACCAGAACGACGACGACAACGACGACGAGGTGGACATCCCACCGTTCATGAGGAGGTGA
- a CDS encoding cell division protein SepF — translation MSKLHKLKAYFGMVPAEEVDEYDEARDGYASEYDEYDAPEDRIGTSRRFSGARGASQDEEQENEHDEQPRPRAPRGRRQWSSDAPVRGSLAVDPNLEQTPRLRAVTDTGSQYSLSKITTLHPRSYSEARTIGEQYRDGTPVIMNLTEMDEADAKRLVDFAAGLAFAMRGSIEKVTNRVFLLSPPNVDVAAEDKRRLAEGAFFNYG, via the coding sequence ATGAGTAAGCTACACAAGCTGAAGGCGTACTTCGGTATGGTCCCGGCCGAAGAAGTCGACGAGTATGACGAAGCGCGGGATGGTTACGCGTCGGAGTACGACGAGTACGACGCGCCCGAGGATCGTATCGGCACCAGCCGTCGGTTCTCCGGGGCGCGCGGCGCTTCGCAGGACGAGGAACAAGAGAATGAGCATGACGAGCAGCCACGTCCCCGGGCTCCCCGCGGGCGTAGGCAGTGGTCGAGTGACGCCCCGGTGCGTGGCTCCTTGGCCGTGGATCCGAACCTGGAGCAGACTCCACGGTTGCGCGCGGTGACCGACACGGGCAGTCAGTACAGTCTGAGCAAGATCACCACCCTGCATCCGCGGAGTTACAGTGAGGCGCGGACCATTGGTGAGCAATATCGCGACGGCACGCCGGTGATCATGAACCTGACCGAGATGGACGAGGCTGACGCCAAACGGCTGGTGGACTTCGCCGCCGGCTTGGCGTTCGCGATGCGCGGGTCCATCGAAAAGGTGACCAATCGGGTGTTCTTGCTCTCACCTCCCAACGTCGACGTGGCGGCGGAGGACAAACGGCGCCTCGCCGAGGGGGCCTTTTTCAATTATGGGTAA
- the ileS gene encoding isoleucine--tRNA ligase translates to MAYPKVPFNGASSEDTEAAERSGSVSAQPSFPAIERAVLDFWARDDTFRASVQARNPGTDGSNEFVFYDGPPFANGLPHYGHLLTGYVKDVVPRYRTMRGQRVERRFGWDCHGLPAEVEAEKQLGINTKSEIESMGIAEFNEACRSSVLNYTDEWQDYVTRQARWVDFANDYKTLDLDYMESVMWAFRNLWDKGLVYNGFRVLWYCWRCETPLSNTETRMDDVYRQRQDPAVTVGLRLHAEGASFDGAYALVWTTTPWTLPSNLAAAVHPEIEYVLVQPADSDRRYVVAADRLQAYSRELGEDVAERVLARFPGSELLGVAYDPPFDFFPGRPNAHRILEADYVTTEDGTGLVHIAPAFGEEDKTVTDAAGIEPVVPVDAHGRFTSEVAPYEGQQVFEANKQIIRDLKAAGLLLRHETYDHPYPHCWRCDNALIQRAVSSWFVAVSQFKDRMVELNQRIDWVPEHIRDGQFGKWLENARDWNISRNRYWGSPIPVWMSDDPNHPRTDVYGSLDELEADFGVRPTNLHRPDIDELTRPNPDDPTGRSTMRRVPDVMDCWFESGAMPFAQVHYPFENAEWFEHHYPGDFIVEYSGQTRGWFYTLHVLATALFDRPAFSHVVAHGIVLGHDGLKMSKSKRNYPDVREVFERDGSDAMRWFLMSSPVLRGGDLVVTEKGIRDAVRQAVLPLWNSWYFLALYSNAEGVEGSWRTDSRHVLDQYVLAKTRELVEDVQGAMDVFDLAGSCASVRDFLEVLTNWYVRRSRDRFWAGDRDAIDTLHTVLEVICRVLAPLLPLTTEAVWRGLTGERSVHLADWPAADQLPSDPELVHAMDSVRRVCSTALGLRKSNKLRVRLPLRRLTVALPQADALRPFVELIRDEVNVKNVELTTDVAAHGHFEISVNARAAGPRLGGDVQKVIKAVKSGEWARTSSGNVSAAGIELRPEEFSEHLVSTDSGAAAALPSGEGLVVLDTEVTAELAAEGTARDVIRVAQQARRDAGLVVSDRIIATVAAPAAVRDAIDEHRSFVAGEILADSVELAEEFPQGASVGTVGDKDTEIAVSVVKSGS, encoded by the coding sequence ATGGCCTACCCGAAGGTCCCGTTCAACGGCGCGAGTTCCGAGGACACCGAAGCGGCAGAGCGGAGCGGGTCGGTGTCCGCACAGCCGTCCTTCCCCGCTATCGAACGCGCGGTGCTGGACTTTTGGGCGCGCGACGACACTTTCCGCGCCAGTGTTCAAGCCAGGAACCCCGGAACTGACGGTTCCAACGAGTTCGTCTTCTACGACGGACCCCCCTTCGCCAACGGCCTGCCGCACTACGGACACCTGCTGACCGGCTACGTCAAGGATGTGGTCCCGAGGTACCGGACCATGCGTGGTCAGCGTGTCGAGCGCAGGTTCGGCTGGGACTGCCACGGACTTCCCGCCGAGGTGGAGGCGGAGAAGCAACTCGGCATCAACACCAAGTCCGAGATCGAGTCCATGGGGATCGCCGAGTTCAACGAGGCCTGTCGTTCCTCCGTGCTCAACTACACCGACGAGTGGCAGGACTACGTCACCAGGCAGGCGCGGTGGGTGGACTTCGCCAACGACTACAAGACGCTGGACCTGGACTACATGGAAAGCGTCATGTGGGCGTTCCGGAACCTCTGGGACAAGGGGCTCGTCTACAACGGCTTCCGGGTGCTCTGGTACTGCTGGCGCTGCGAGACGCCGCTGTCCAACACCGAGACCAGGATGGACGACGTCTACCGCCAGCGTCAGGACCCGGCGGTGACCGTGGGGCTGAGGCTGCACGCGGAGGGCGCTTCCTTCGACGGTGCCTACGCGCTGGTCTGGACGACCACCCCGTGGACGCTGCCGTCCAACCTGGCCGCGGCCGTGCACCCCGAGATCGAGTACGTGCTGGTGCAGCCCGCCGACAGCGACCGGCGTTACGTCGTGGCGGCGGACCGGTTGCAGGCCTACTCCCGCGAGCTCGGCGAGGACGTGGCCGAGCGCGTGCTCGCGCGCTTCCCGGGCAGCGAGCTGCTCGGAGTGGCCTACGACCCTCCGTTCGACTTCTTCCCGGGCAGGCCGAACGCGCACCGCATCCTGGAAGCCGACTACGTGACCACCGAGGACGGTACCGGGCTCGTGCACATCGCCCCGGCCTTCGGTGAGGAGGACAAGACCGTAACCGACGCGGCCGGGATCGAGCCGGTGGTTCCCGTGGACGCGCACGGGCGGTTCACCTCCGAGGTCGCCCCCTACGAGGGGCAGCAGGTCTTCGAGGCGAACAAGCAGATCATCCGCGACCTCAAGGCCGCGGGCCTGTTGTTGCGGCACGAGACCTACGATCACCCCTATCCCCACTGCTGGCGCTGCGACAACGCGCTCATCCAGCGGGCCGTCTCGTCCTGGTTCGTGGCCGTGAGCCAGTTCAAGGACCGGATGGTGGAGCTCAACCAGCGGATCGACTGGGTACCGGAGCACATCCGGGACGGGCAGTTCGGCAAGTGGTTGGAAAACGCCAGGGACTGGAACATCTCGCGCAACCGCTACTGGGGCTCGCCCATCCCGGTGTGGATGTCCGACGATCCGAACCACCCGCGTACCGACGTCTACGGTTCGCTGGACGAGCTGGAAGCCGACTTCGGGGTCCGTCCCACGAACCTGCACCGCCCGGACATCGACGAGCTGACGCGGCCGAACCCGGACGATCCCACGGGCAGGTCCACCATGCGGCGGGTTCCCGACGTGATGGACTGCTGGTTCGAGTCCGGGGCCATGCCGTTCGCCCAGGTGCACTACCCGTTCGAGAACGCGGAGTGGTTCGAGCACCACTACCCGGGCGACTTCATCGTGGAGTACAGCGGGCAGACCCGCGGCTGGTTCTACACGCTGCACGTGCTGGCCACCGCGCTGTTCGACCGCCCGGCCTTCTCCCACGTGGTTGCCCACGGCATCGTGCTCGGGCACGACGGGCTGAAGATGTCCAAGTCCAAGCGCAACTACCCGGACGTGCGCGAGGTGTTCGAGCGCGACGGTTCGGACGCGATGCGCTGGTTCCTGATGTCCAGCCCGGTCCTGCGCGGGGGCGATCTCGTGGTCACGGAGAAGGGCATCAGGGACGCGGTGCGGCAGGCGGTGCTCCCGCTGTGGAACTCCTGGTACTTCCTGGCGCTGTACTCCAACGCCGAGGGGGTCGAGGGGAGCTGGCGCACCGACAGCCGGCACGTGCTCGACCAGTACGTGCTGGCGAAGACGCGCGAACTGGTCGAGGACGTTCAGGGCGCCATGGACGTGTTCGACCTGGCCGGATCCTGCGCCTCGGTCCGGGACTTCCTCGAGGTGCTGACCAACTGGTACGTCCGGCGGTCCAGGGACCGCTTCTGGGCGGGCGACCGCGACGCGATCGACACCCTGCACACGGTGCTGGAGGTCATCTGCCGGGTGCTGGCTCCGCTGCTCCCGCTCACGACCGAGGCGGTCTGGCGCGGGTTGACCGGTGAGCGCTCCGTGCACCTGGCGGACTGGCCCGCGGCGGACCAGCTGCCCTCCGATCCGGAGCTGGTGCACGCCATGGACAGCGTCCGGCGGGTGTGCTCCACCGCGCTCGGACTGCGCAAGTCGAACAAGCTCAGGGTGCGGCTCCCGTTGCGGCGGTTGACCGTGGCGCTGCCGCAGGCTGACGCGTTGCGGCCGTTCGTGGAGTTGATCCGCGACGAGGTCAACGTCAAGAACGTGGAGCTGACCACCGATGTGGCCGCGCACGGGCACTTCGAGATCTCGGTCAACGCGCGTGCGGCCGGTCCGCGACTCGGGGGCGACGTCCAGAAGGTGATCAAGGCCGTCAAGTCCGGGGAATGGGCGCGCACCTCGAGCGGGAACGTGTCCGCTGCGGGGATCGAGCTGCGTCCGGAGGAGTTCTCCGAGCACCTCGTTTCCACCGATTCCGGGGCCGCGGCCGCGCTGCCGAGCGGTGAGGGCCTGGTCGTGCTGGACACGGAGGTGACCGCGGAACTAGCGGCCGAGGGGACCGCCCGCGACGTGATCCGGGTGGCCCAGCAGGCCAGGCGGGACGCCGGGTTGGTGGTCTCGGACCGCATCATCGCCACGGTAGCGGCCCCCGCGGCAGTGCGGGACGCGATCGACGAGCACCGCTCGTTCGTCGCGGGGGAGATCCTGGCCGATTCCGTGGAGTTGGCGGAGGAGTTCCCGCAGGGGGCGTCGGTCGGCACCGTGGGAGACAAGGACACCGAGATCGCCGTGTCTGTGGTCAAGTCCGGTTCCTGA
- a CDS encoding YggT family protein translates to MEPALIVLYYLLFFFWLLLIARIVVELVRAFARDWRPGGGVAIVLETIYTVTDPPVRLLRRVIPTVRIGNVGLDLSIMVLLLVVYILMRLAQPG, encoded by the coding sequence GTGGAACCGGCCCTGATCGTTCTTTACTATCTACTGTTCTTCTTCTGGTTGCTGCTCATCGCCCGTATCGTGGTGGAGCTCGTGCGCGCGTTCGCTCGCGACTGGCGCCCCGGTGGCGGGGTTGCAATCGTGCTGGAGACCATCTACACAGTGACCGACCCACCCGTACGCTTGTTGCGTCGGGTTATCCCGACGGTCCGGATCGGCAACGTCGGGCTGGACTTGTCCATTATGGTGCTGCTGCTGGTCGTGTATATCTTGATGCGACTGGCTCAACCCGGGTAA
- a CDS encoding cell division protein FtsQ/DivIB, with product MRESGRARSSGGRTSSRTRGGRDEEESAGRGRIARWIVLVALALITTAAVLVFFTPALGVRSVRVSGTEVLDAGRVSRVASIEEGTPIVRVDRAAVRERVTGISRVESADVRLVWPSTVRIRVVEREPVLFERVSGGVRLVDDDGVGFAEVPEPSRRMPELRLPEDVGEQRTEEAITAFTSLDEKVRKQVRVVELDGSGGVRLLLTRGRTVEWGSAAESELKAAVLPALLTRQGRVYDVTAPELPTVS from the coding sequence ATGAGGGAGTCGGGGCGGGCCCGTTCCTCCGGGGGACGTACGAGCTCGCGGACGCGGGGAGGCCGTGACGAGGAGGAGTCCGCGGGGCGGGGTCGGATCGCCCGCTGGATCGTTCTCGTCGCGCTCGCCCTGATCACCACGGCTGCCGTGCTCGTCTTCTTCACCCCGGCGCTCGGAGTGCGTTCGGTGCGGGTGAGCGGTACCGAGGTGCTCGATGCGGGTCGGGTGAGCCGGGTGGCCTCCATCGAGGAGGGCACCCCGATAGTGCGCGTGGACCGTGCGGCCGTCCGCGAGCGGGTTACCGGGATCTCCCGGGTGGAGTCCGCCGATGTGCGGTTGGTCTGGCCCTCGACGGTGCGGATCCGGGTCGTGGAGCGTGAACCGGTCCTGTTCGAACGGGTTTCCGGCGGTGTCCGACTGGTCGACGACGACGGGGTCGGTTTCGCGGAGGTGCCCGAACCATCCCGGAGGATGCCCGAACTCCGCCTCCCGGAGGACGTCGGCGAACAACGGACCGAGGAAGCGATCACGGCGTTCACTTCGTTGGACGAGAAGGTCCGCAAGCAGGTCCGGGTGGTGGAGCTCGACGGTTCCGGCGGGGTGCGGTTGCTGTTGACGCGGGGGCGCACCGTCGAGTGGGGCAGCGCGGCCGAGTCGGAGCTCAAGGCCGCGGTGCTTCCCGCGCTGCTCACCCGCCAGGGGCGGGTCTACGACGTCACCGCTCCGGAATTGCCCACTGTGTCCTGA
- a CDS encoding YggS family pyridoxal phosphate-dependent enzyme: protein MSDEVVERRRAELTEALEGIRARIARACAAAGRSTDEVELLAVTKTFPASDAALLADLGVLELAENKEQEARPKTEEFARLRPDSGARWHMVGQLQRNKVRSVARWADVVESVGSRRLAEALQRAVGNALEAGERSRPLDVLLQVNLEQRADRGGCSPEELPELAEIVTRMCEIRLRGVMAVAPLGEDPNVAFATLSGISERLRRDFPEARDLSAGMSGDLESAIAHGSTRVRVGTALLGGRRLVSP, encoded by the coding sequence GTGAGTGACGAGGTTGTCGAGCGGCGTCGTGCCGAGCTCACCGAGGCCTTGGAGGGAATCAGGGCGCGGATAGCTCGCGCGTGCGCGGCCGCGGGGCGGTCCACCGACGAGGTGGAGCTGCTCGCGGTGACCAAGACTTTTCCCGCGAGCGATGCGGCGCTGCTCGCCGATCTCGGCGTGCTCGAGCTCGCGGAGAACAAGGAGCAGGAGGCACGGCCCAAGACCGAGGAGTTCGCCAGGTTGCGTCCCGATTCCGGGGCACGCTGGCACATGGTGGGGCAGCTGCAGCGGAACAAGGTCCGCTCCGTGGCCCGGTGGGCGGACGTCGTGGAGTCGGTGGGCAGCAGGCGTCTCGCAGAGGCCCTGCAGCGTGCCGTCGGCAACGCGCTGGAGGCCGGTGAACGTTCGCGGCCGTTGGACGTGTTGCTGCAGGTGAACCTGGAGCAGCGTGCCGATCGTGGTGGTTGCTCTCCCGAAGAGCTCCCCGAACTAGCGGAGATTGTCACGCGAATGTGTGAGATTCGACTCCGTGGTGTTATGGCTGTTGCTCCGTTGGGCGAAGATCCAAATGTGGCTTTCGCCACCCTTTCGGGGATTTCCGAGCGTCTCCGACGGGACTTCCCCGAAGCTCGGGACTTGTCGGCGGGGATGAGTGGGGACCTGGAGAGTGCGATAGCCCACGGTTCGACCCGTGTGCGTGTCGGAACGGCATTGCTCGGCGGTCGCCGGTTAGTCTCGCCGTGA